A single window of Achromobacter xylosoxidans DNA harbors:
- a CDS encoding TauD/TfdA dioxygenase family protein: MSQSNAVRREEAAPVPPRPAAQAFELRPLPGPVGAELIGLDLGQELSPADFKRVHQAHLDHHLLVFRDQRITPQQHIDFSRRFGPLMIHVLHQFHLANHPEILIVSNIVENGKPVGLGDAGKYWHSDISYKELPSLGSLLHAQELPAQGGDTLFANMHLAYDTLPAALRNAVQGRRAVHSYLAKYGQLQKEGNWRPNLSAQQVAQVQAVSHPVVRTHPENGRRALFVSEGFTTHIEGLPEDESRQLLDELFAHSVRPEHIYRHRWQPHDLVFWDNRSLIHLAGGTPDHLRRKLYRTTIEGDVPF; this comes from the coding sequence ATGTCCCAGAGCAACGCCGTGCGGCGCGAAGAGGCCGCCCCCGTCCCGCCGCGCCCGGCCGCGCAGGCGTTCGAGCTGCGGCCGCTGCCGGGCCCGGTGGGCGCCGAACTGATCGGCCTGGACCTGGGACAAGAACTGTCGCCCGCCGACTTCAAGCGCGTGCACCAGGCGCATCTGGACCACCACCTGCTGGTGTTCCGCGACCAGCGCATCACGCCGCAGCAGCACATCGACTTCAGCCGCCGCTTCGGGCCGCTGATGATCCACGTGCTGCACCAGTTCCACCTGGCCAATCATCCCGAGATCCTGATCGTCTCCAACATCGTCGAGAACGGCAAGCCGGTCGGCCTGGGCGATGCGGGCAAGTACTGGCATTCGGACATCTCGTACAAGGAACTGCCCAGCCTGGGCTCGCTGCTGCATGCGCAGGAATTGCCGGCGCAAGGCGGCGACACGCTGTTCGCCAACATGCACCTGGCCTATGACACCTTGCCCGCCGCGCTGCGCAACGCCGTCCAAGGCAGGCGCGCGGTGCATTCGTACCTGGCCAAGTACGGCCAGCTGCAGAAGGAAGGCAACTGGCGGCCCAACCTGAGCGCGCAGCAGGTGGCGCAGGTGCAGGCGGTGTCGCATCCGGTGGTGCGCACCCATCCCGAGAATGGCCGCCGCGCCCTGTTCGTGAGCGAAGGCTTCACCACCCACATCGAAGGCCTGCCGGAAGACGAGAGCCGGCAACTGCTGGACGAACTGTTCGCGCACAGCGTGCGGCCCGAACACATCTACCGCCACCGCTGGCAGCCGCACGACCTGGTGTTCTGGGACAACCGCTCGCTCATCCACCTGGCGGGCGGCACGCCCGACCACCTGCGCCGCAAGCTGTACCGCACCACGATCGAGGGCGACGTGCCGTTCTAG
- a CDS encoding PLP-dependent cysteine synthase family protein, producing the protein MLATSSIELIGNTPLIALSRAHDGPGRIVAKAEFLQPGGSVKDRAAKAILLAARADGRLRPGMPVIEMTSGNMGAGLAVACAALGHPLVVTMSAGNSPARARMLEGLGAEVVLVPQVDGAAGQVTGADVEAAARVAAELARERGGFYVDQFNAVECITAHETGTGREILEQFGAPVDGWAAAVGTGCTFMGVARALKAASAATVCAAVEPLGCEVLAGAPVTKARHLIQGTSYGAVPPHWDPSLMDLSIAVADDEAQEWRRLLAVREGLYVGYSAAANVCAAAKLLRSGRLRPDAAVATVLCDTGLKY; encoded by the coding sequence ATGCTGGCAACCTCTTCGATTGAACTCATCGGCAACACCCCCCTGATCGCGCTGAGCCGCGCGCACGATGGCCCTGGCCGCATCGTGGCCAAGGCCGAATTCCTGCAGCCGGGCGGCAGCGTCAAGGACCGCGCCGCCAAGGCCATCCTGCTGGCCGCCCGCGCCGATGGCCGGCTCCGGCCCGGCATGCCGGTGATCGAGATGACCAGCGGCAACATGGGGGCGGGCCTGGCCGTGGCCTGCGCCGCGCTGGGGCATCCGCTGGTCGTCACCATGTCGGCCGGCAACAGCCCCGCCCGTGCCCGCATGCTGGAAGGACTGGGCGCCGAGGTGGTGCTGGTGCCGCAGGTCGATGGCGCCGCGGGGCAGGTCACTGGCGCCGACGTCGAGGCGGCGGCCCGTGTCGCCGCCGAGTTGGCGCGGGAGCGCGGCGGCTTCTACGTCGACCAGTTCAACGCGGTTGAATGCATCACCGCGCACGAGACCGGCACCGGCCGCGAAATCCTCGAACAATTCGGCGCCCCCGTGGATGGCTGGGCCGCGGCCGTCGGCACCGGCTGCACCTTCATGGGCGTGGCGCGCGCGCTCAAGGCGGCCAGCGCCGCCACCGTTTGCGCGGCGGTCGAGCCGCTGGGCTGCGAAGTGCTGGCCGGCGCGCCGGTGACCAAGGCGCGCCACCTGATCCAGGGCACCAGCTATGGCGCGGTGCCGCCGCACTGGGATCCGTCCCTGATGGACCTGAGCATTGCGGTCGCCGATGACGAGGCGCAGGAATGGCGGCGCCTGCTGGCCGTGCGCGAGGGGCTGTACGTGGGTTATTCCGCTGCCGCCAACGTGTGCGCGGCGGCCAAGCTGTTGCGTTCGGGACGGCTGCGCCCGGATGCGGCGGTGGCCACGGTGCTGTGCGATACCGGCCTGAAATACTAG